Proteins from one Acidiphilium multivorum AIU301 genomic window:
- a CDS encoding IS4 family transposase, whose amino-acid sequence MILRLMEKMVALRAGDLGYFGDARRAAMGSTLVERVVETGSLVIRKLGGTRAREIAIHRFLSAPSVTCAEMVETLADRTAAACRGRRIVAAQDTTEINFSGREARRRGLGPAGDGVSAGFFLHPVIAIDSETEAVLGLVDAKIWTRSDEFDATPARERALEDKESMRWLDGAARAAGRLSGAASVVVVADRESDIYAGFARRPASVDLIVRAAQDRVLDDGRRLFTAPAAWPELTRTSVRVAPSRTGVAARIATVALRAGTVTIRRPRHASDTEGPEHLSLTMVEAREVDGNGESVPLLWRLLTTIETIDADGAAEIVRLYRLRWRIEEVFRSLKSDGLRLEETQMQDAGRLFKLALIGLAAATRTVQLVDARDGSNRPATDVIDPGLLPAADAIAPTLEGKTPRQKNPHPPRSLAWLAWIIARLGGWNCYYKPPGPKTMRAGWARFASMATGFFIAAQSNP is encoded by the coding sequence ATGATTTTGAGGCTGATGGAGAAGATGGTGGCGTTACGTGCTGGAGATTTGGGTTACTTCGGAGATGCGCGACGTGCGGCGATGGGCAGCACGCTGGTTGAACGGGTGGTGGAGACCGGGTCTCTGGTCATCCGCAAGCTTGGTGGCACACGAGCGCGGGAGATTGCGATCCATCGCTTCCTGTCAGCCCCGTCGGTCACGTGTGCGGAGATGGTGGAGACGCTGGCGGATCGCACGGCCGCTGCCTGCCGGGGGCGTCGGATTGTGGCCGCGCAGGACACGACGGAGATCAATTTTTCCGGCCGTGAGGCGCGTCGCCGTGGGCTTGGACCGGCCGGTGATGGGGTATCGGCGGGATTTTTCCTGCATCCGGTGATCGCCATCGACAGTGAGACGGAGGCGGTGCTCGGCCTGGTGGACGCGAAGATCTGGACCCGTTCGGATGAGTTCGATGCGACCCCTGCACGCGAGCGGGCGCTGGAAGACAAGGAGAGCATGCGGTGGCTGGACGGTGCTGCGCGCGCCGCCGGGCGTCTGAGCGGTGCCGCCTCGGTCGTGGTCGTGGCCGACCGCGAGAGTGACATCTATGCGGGCTTTGCCAGGCGTCCGGCATCGGTCGACCTGATCGTCCGTGCCGCCCAGGATCGTGTTCTGGATGACGGTCGCCGCCTGTTCACCGCCCCGGCAGCCTGGCCCGAACTGACCCGGACCTCGGTTCGTGTCGCCCCCTCGCGCACCGGCGTCGCCGCACGGATCGCAACCGTGGCGCTGCGGGCTGGAACAGTGACGATCCGCAGGCCGCGCCATGCCAGCGACACGGAAGGGCCAGAGCATCTGTCCCTGACCATGGTCGAGGCGCGCGAGGTTGACGGGAATGGCGAAAGCGTCCCGCTCTTGTGGCGCCTGCTGACCACGATCGAGACCATCGACGCAGACGGTGCCGCCGAAATCGTACGCCTCTACCGGCTGAGATGGAGAATCGAGGAAGTGTTCCGGTCTTTGAAAAGTGACGGTCTCAGGCTTGAAGAAACCCAGATGCAAGATGCCGGACGGCTGTTCAAGCTGGCCCTGATCGGCCTCGCCGCTGCGACCCGCACCGTACAACTCGTCGATGCCCGCGACGGCAGCAACCGGCCGGCAACCGATGTCATCGATCCCGGATTACTCCCGGCCGCCGATGCCATTGCCCCCACTCTCGAAGGCAAGACGCCGCGACAGAAAAACCCCCATCCACCCCGATCCCTCGCATGGCTCGCCTGGATCATCGCCCGCCTCGGCGGCTGGAATTGCTACTACAAGCCGCCAGGACCAAAGACCATGCGCGCAGGGTGGGCACGCTTCGCTTCTATGGCCACAGGCTTCTTCATCGCAGCTCAGTCAAATCCGTGA
- a CDS encoding glycoside hydrolase family protein yields MIEDARRRAVRIDVVYNRGAGNFLRPTRFRLLNNGDDKAAAAQFPR; encoded by the coding sequence TTGATCGAGGATGCGCGACGCCGGGCGGTACGGATCGACGTCGTCTACAACCGCGGCGCCGGCAATTTCCTCCGCCCCACCCGGTTCCGCCTCCTGAACAACGGCGACGACAAAGCCGCCGCCGCCCAGTTCCCCCGCTGA
- a CDS encoding lysozyme: MPDTTPPNTAAPITGPSPTTASPPDILTLVIETFIIPFEGFSPTPYRDAAGTWTIGYGSTRDDTGCPVTQATPPITRATAEALARRDLASARQTVTHAVTVPLTTNQQAALIDFVYNLGAGNFLRSTLLRLLNNGDYKAAAAQFPRWDLANGIPLPGLRRRREAEAAFFSSVTAVGEG, translated from the coding sequence ATGCCCGACACCACCCCCCCGAACACCGCCGCGCCAATCACCGGCCCGTCCCCGACAACCGCATCCCCGCCCGACATCCTCACCCTCGTGATCGAAACCTTCATCATCCCCTTCGAAGGCTTTTCTCCCACCCCCTACCGCGACGCCGCCGGCACCTGGACCATCGGCTACGGCTCCACGCGCGACGACACCGGCTGCCCCGTCACCCAGGCGACCCCGCCCATCACCCGCGCCACCGCCGAAGCCCTCGCCCGGCGCGACCTCGCCTCCGCCCGCCAGACCGTCACCCACGCCGTCACCGTCCCCCTGACCACCAACCAGCAGGCCGCCCTCATCGACTTCGTCTACAACCTCGGCGCCGGCAATTTCCTCCGCTCCACCCTGCTCCGCCTCCTGAACAACGGCGACTACAAAGCCGCCGCCGCCCAGTTCCCCCGCTGGGACCTCGCCAACGGAATCCCGCTCCCCGGCCTCCGGCGGCGACGCGAGGCGGAGGCGGCATTTTTCTCCTCCGTTACGGCGGTGGGGGAGGGGTAG
- a CDS encoding glycosyltransferase, whose amino-acid sequence MTLRAHMFWHGDPPRRLERLAMRSFLAQGYALTVWTYTPQPSLPPGATRADAAEILPQSALFTNRRGSIASFTDWFRYLVLSRHGGLWTDSDVIALRPASALPAQKFLVTQWEWFHRRLRPRGWKITLNNNVIFNPAPTKGDLVDLALALAERFPKDAIDWGELGPDLLTALSRQHPAHGYAIMPPGFANPIGYWQSPTALLRPNPPRLKPETAFLHAYGEMWRRAGISPDAPFPPGSLLATLATTFGEPNP is encoded by the coding sequence ATGACCCTCCGCGCCCACATGTTCTGGCACGGCGACCCGCCCCGCCGCCTCGAACGCCTCGCCATGCGCAGCTTCCTCGCCCAGGGCTACGCGCTGACGGTCTGGACCTACACCCCCCAGCCCAGCCTCCCGCCCGGCGCCACCCGGGCCGACGCCGCCGAAATCCTCCCCCAATCCGCCCTCTTCACCAACCGCCGCGGCTCAATCGCCAGCTTCACCGACTGGTTCCGCTACCTCGTCCTCTCCCGCCACGGCGGCCTCTGGACCGATTCCGACGTCATTGCGCTCCGCCCCGCCTCCGCTCTCCCGGCGCAAAAATTCCTCGTCACCCAATGGGAATGGTTCCACCGCCGCCTCCGCCCGCGCGGCTGGAAAATCACCCTCAACAACAACGTCATCTTCAACCCCGCCCCCACGAAGGGCGACCTGGTCGACCTCGCCCTCGCCCTCGCCGAACGCTTCCCCAAGGACGCGATCGACTGGGGCGAACTCGGCCCCGACCTGCTGACCGCGCTTTCGCGCCAACACCCCGCCCACGGCTACGCCATCATGCCGCCCGGCTTCGCCAACCCGATCGGCTACTGGCAAAGCCCCACCGCCCTGCTGCGCCCCAACCCGCCCCGCCTGAAGCCCGAAACCGCCTTCCTCCACGCCTATGGCGAAATGTGGCGCCGCGCCGGCATCTCCCCCGACGCCCCGTTCCCCCCCGGCAGCCTCCTCGCCACCCTCGCCACAACTTTCGGCGAGCCCAACCCCTGA
- the ruvX gene encoding Holliday junction resolvase RuvX, which translates to MTLFNLTDLASTLPRNARLIGLDPGSKIIGIALSDVGRRLATPYGAMKRGKLADSAATILDIARKEGAAALIIGLPLSMDGSIGPAAQAARDWAHAIARETGLPVAMMDERLSSAAVNRALIEADVTRAKRAGRVDAAAASYMLQGALDLLNEPRPEE; encoded by the coding sequence ATGACACTGTTCAACCTGACCGACCTCGCCTCAACCCTGCCGCGCAACGCAAGGCTGATCGGCCTCGACCCCGGATCGAAGATCATCGGCATCGCCCTCTCCGATGTCGGCCGCCGCCTCGCCACCCCCTATGGCGCGATGAAGCGCGGCAAGCTCGCCGATTCCGCCGCCACCATTCTCGACATCGCCCGCAAGGAAGGCGCCGCCGCCCTGATCATCGGCCTGCCCCTCTCGATGGACGGCTCGATCGGCCCCGCCGCCCAGGCCGCGCGCGACTGGGCGCACGCCATCGCCCGCGAAACCGGCCTTCCCGTCGCGATGATGGACGAACGCCTCTCCTCCGCCGCCGTCAACCGCGCCCTCATCGAGGCGGACGTCACCCGCGCCAAACGCGCCGGACGGGTCGACGCCGCCGCCGCCTCCTACATGCTCCAGGGCGCGCTCGACCTGCTGAACGAACCCCGCCCCGAGGAATGA
- the gatC gene encoding Asp-tRNA(Asn)/Glu-tRNA(Gln) amidotransferase subunit GatC, whose translation MSLDHATVRRIAKLARIRLDEDAVPRLAGELNAILGYVEQLAEVDVEGVAPLSGGAQMALRMREDEVTDGRYPDRVLANAPERIGDFFAVPKVVE comes from the coding sequence ATGTCTCTCGATCACGCGACGGTGCGCCGCATCGCGAAACTCGCCCGTATCCGGCTGGATGAGGACGCGGTGCCGCGGCTCGCCGGCGAACTCAACGCGATTCTCGGCTATGTGGAACAATTGGCGGAAGTGGATGTGGAGGGGGTCGCGCCGCTTTCGGGCGGGGCGCAGATGGCGCTCAGGATGCGGGAGGACGAGGTGACGGACGGGCGGTATCCGGACCGCGTGCTGGCGAACGCGCCGGAGCGGATCGGCGATTTCTTCGCGGTGCCGAAGGTGGTGGAATGA
- the gatA gene encoding Asp-tRNA(Asn)/Glu-tRNA(Gln) amidotransferase subunit GatA has protein sequence MSLMDMTIAAALDALAAKKVSAVELAEAHVAAVEALNPRLNAFITTTPELALEQARAADDARAKGEAPALAGIPIAMKDLFCTEGVRTTAGSRILEPFVPPYESTVSGKLKAAGAVMLGKANLDEFAMGSSNITSGYGPVENPWQRADGAKLVPGGSSGGSAAAVAARMAMGATGTDTGGSIRQPAAFSGIAGIKPTYGRCSRFGIIAFASSLDQAGPMARTVEDCAILLREMSGFDPRDSTSAERAVPDFRAACGRGVKGLRIGIPAEYRVEGMPREIEKLWQDGIDWLKREGAEIVDVSLPHTKYGLPVYYIVAPAEASSNLARYDGVRFGARVEGKDLIDLYERTRAAGFGEEVKRRIMIGTYVLSAGYYDAYYLKAQKVRALILRDFQEAFGKVDALLTPTAPSAAFALGEKMDDPVTMYLNDVFTVPASLAGVPGMSVPAGLDAAGLPLGLQVIGRHFDEETVFAVSSVLERAAGFAHRPGVMAGGAA, from the coding sequence ATGAGCCTGATGGATATGACGATCGCCGCGGCGCTGGACGCGCTGGCGGCGAAAAAGGTTTCGGCGGTGGAGCTGGCCGAGGCGCATGTGGCGGCGGTCGAGGCGCTCAACCCGCGGCTGAACGCGTTCATCACGACGACGCCGGAGCTGGCGCTGGAGCAGGCGCGGGCGGCGGATGATGCGCGGGCGAAGGGCGAGGCCCCTGCCCTTGCGGGGATTCCGATCGCGATGAAGGACCTGTTCTGCACCGAGGGGGTGCGGACGACGGCGGGATCGAGGATCCTGGAGCCGTTCGTGCCGCCGTATGAGAGCACGGTGTCGGGCAAGCTGAAGGCGGCCGGGGCGGTGATGCTGGGCAAGGCCAATCTCGACGAGTTCGCGATGGGATCGTCGAACATCACGTCGGGCTACGGGCCGGTGGAGAATCCGTGGCAGCGGGCGGATGGCGCGAAGCTCGTGCCGGGCGGATCGTCCGGCGGGTCGGCGGCGGCGGTGGCGGCACGGATGGCGATGGGGGCGACGGGGACGGATACCGGCGGGTCGATCCGCCAGCCGGCGGCGTTCAGCGGGATCGCCGGGATCAAGCCGACCTATGGGCGGTGCTCGCGGTTCGGGATCATCGCGTTCGCCTCGTCGCTGGACCAGGCGGGGCCGATGGCGCGGACGGTGGAGGATTGCGCCATTCTGCTGCGCGAGATGAGCGGGTTCGATCCGAGGGATTCGACCTCGGCGGAGCGGGCGGTGCCGGATTTCCGGGCGGCGTGCGGGCGCGGGGTGAAGGGGCTCCGGATCGGGATTCCGGCGGAGTATCGCGTGGAGGGCATGCCGCGGGAGATCGAGAAGCTGTGGCAGGACGGGATCGACTGGCTGAAGCGCGAGGGCGCGGAGATCGTCGACGTTTCGCTGCCGCACACGAAATACGGACTGCCGGTGTATTACATCGTCGCACCCGCCGAGGCGTCGTCCAACCTCGCGCGGTATGACGGGGTGCGGTTCGGCGCGCGGGTCGAGGGCAAGGACCTGATCGATCTTTACGAGCGCACGCGGGCGGCGGGGTTCGGCGAGGAGGTGAAGCGGCGGATCATGATCGGGACCTACGTGCTCTCGGCCGGGTATTACGACGCGTATTACCTCAAGGCGCAGAAGGTGCGGGCGCTGATCCTGCGGGATTTCCAGGAGGCGTTCGGGAAGGTGGACGCGCTGCTGACGCCGACCGCACCCTCGGCGGCGTTCGCGCTGGGCGAGAAGATGGACGATCCGGTGACGATGTATCTCAACGACGTGTTCACGGTGCCGGCCTCGCTCGCCGGCGTGCCGGGGATGAGCGTGCCGGCGGGGCTGGATGCGGCCGGGCTGCCGCTCGGCTTGCAGGTGATCGGGCGGCATTTCGACGAGGAGACGGTGTTCGCCGTCTCGTCCGTGCTGGAGCGGGCGGCGGGGTTCGCGCACCGGCCGGGCGTGATGGCGGGAGGCGCGGCATGA
- the gatB gene encoding Asp-tRNA(Asn)/Glu-tRNA(Gln) amidotransferase subunit GatB: protein MSYVIEGTTGAWELVIGLEVHAQVISRSKLFSGAATAFGAEPNSQVSFVDAGFPGMLPVINRECVAQAVRTGLGLAAHINLVSRFDRKNYFYADLPQGYQISQYEHPIVGAGAIEIELDSGETRTIGITRLHLEQDAGKSMHDQHPSKSLIDLNRSGVALMEIVSEPDMRSPEEAGAYLRKLRTILRYLGTCDGNMDEGSMRADVNVSVRKHGEPFRTRCEIKNVNSIRFVMQAIEAEAKRQIEIWEAGGTVDQETRLFEPARGVTRSMRSKEDAHDYRYFPEPDLLPLVLEEEWVESLKATLPELPDAKRARLMRDFGLSRYEASIFVMEQVTADFFETVAAGRDAKLVANWMLGDFFAHLNRTGTSIETSPVNAARLGELLDLITDKTINGKIAKEVLELMFDTGDAAGAIVEARGLKQVTDTGAIDEAIDKVIAANADKLAEYKAGKDKLFGFFVGQVMKAMQGKGNPALVNEALKRKIGEPGA, encoded by the coding sequence ATGAGCTACGTGATCGAGGGGACGACCGGCGCGTGGGAGCTGGTGATCGGGCTTGAGGTCCATGCCCAGGTGATCTCGCGCTCGAAGCTGTTCAGCGGGGCGGCGACGGCCTTCGGCGCCGAACCGAACAGCCAGGTGAGCTTCGTCGACGCCGGGTTTCCGGGGATGCTGCCGGTGATCAACCGCGAATGCGTGGCGCAGGCGGTGCGCACCGGGCTGGGGCTGGCCGCGCATATCAACCTCGTCTCGCGGTTCGACCGGAAAAACTATTTCTACGCGGACCTGCCGCAGGGCTATCAGATCAGCCAGTACGAGCATCCGATCGTGGGCGCCGGGGCGATCGAGATCGAGCTGGACTCGGGCGAGACGCGGACGATCGGGATCACGCGGCTGCATCTGGAGCAGGATGCCGGCAAGTCGATGCATGACCAGCATCCGAGCAAGTCGCTGATCGACCTCAACCGCTCGGGTGTCGCGCTGATGGAGATCGTCAGCGAGCCGGACATGCGCTCGCCGGAAGAGGCCGGCGCGTATCTGCGCAAGCTGCGCACCATCCTGCGCTATCTCGGCACCTGCGACGGCAACATGGACGAGGGCTCGATGCGGGCGGACGTCAACGTGTCGGTGCGCAAGCATGGCGAGCCGTTCCGCACCCGCTGCGAGATCAAGAACGTCAACTCGATCCGCTTCGTGATGCAGGCGATCGAGGCGGAGGCGAAGCGGCAGATCGAGATCTGGGAAGCGGGCGGGACGGTGGATCAGGAGACGCGGCTGTTCGAGCCGGCGCGCGGCGTGACCCGCTCGATGCGGAGCAAGGAGGACGCGCACGACTACCGCTATTTCCCCGAGCCGGACCTGCTGCCGCTGGTGCTGGAGGAGGAGTGGGTGGAGTCGCTGAAGGCGACGCTGCCGGAGCTGCCGGATGCGAAGCGGGCGCGGCTGATGCGCGACTTTGGCCTGTCGCGCTATGAGGCGTCGATCTTCGTGATGGAGCAGGTGACGGCGGATTTCTTCGAGACCGTCGCCGCCGGGCGCGATGCGAAGCTGGTGGCGAACTGGATGCTCGGCGATTTCTTCGCCCATCTCAACCGCACCGGGACGAGCATCGAGACCTCGCCGGTGAACGCGGCCCGGCTCGGCGAGCTGCTCGACCTGATCACCGACAAGACGATCAACGGCAAGATCGCCAAGGAGGTGCTGGAGCTGATGTTCGACACCGGCGATGCGGCGGGCGCGATCGTCGAGGCGCGCGGGCTGAAGCAGGTGACGGATACCGGCGCGATCGACGAGGCGATCGACAAGGTGATTGCCGCCAACGCCGACAAGCTCGCCGAATACAAGGCGGGGAAGGACAAGCTGTTCGGCTTCTTCGTCGGCCAGGTGATGAAGGCGATGCAGGGCAAGGGCAACCCGGCGCTGGTGAACGAGGCGCTGAAGCGGAAGATCGGCGAGCCGGGCGCATGA
- a CDS encoding SCO family protein, producing MIRALAALLLAAGLALTPAFAANAFAANSGPEALSGVPLGKGGVVEVSGLVPPLDFTMTEAETGKTVTARDFRGRTVLLYFGYTNCPDVCPDTLYKLHMLFRALGPAAKKVVFLFVTIDPKRDTDAVLAKYVALFDSHFLGLRGTPDQIYRLTRRYRVVASVHPSPDPQKYQVVHSALVYVFDPKGRARFIIPDLGLTRHPDYKALAADIEAVSRSKPGSLAGWLARLG from the coding sequence ATGATCCGCGCCCTCGCCGCCCTGCTGCTCGCTGCCGGCCTCGCCCTGACCCCGGCCTTCGCCGCGAATGCCTTTGCCGCGAATTCCGGGCCGGAGGCGCTGAGCGGCGTGCCGCTCGGCAAGGGCGGGGTGGTGGAGGTGAGCGGGCTGGTGCCGCCGCTCGACTTCACCATGACCGAGGCGGAGACGGGAAAGACCGTCACCGCCCGGGATTTCCGCGGCCGGACGGTGCTGCTCTATTTCGGCTATACCAACTGCCCGGATGTCTGCCCCGACACGCTCTACAAGCTGCACATGCTGTTCCGCGCGCTCGGTCCGGCGGCGAAGAAGGTGGTGTTCCTGTTCGTCACCATCGATCCGAAGCGGGACACGGATGCGGTGCTGGCGAAATATGTGGCGCTGTTCGACAGCCACTTCCTCGGCCTGCGGGGCACGCCGGACCAGATCTACCGGCTGACGCGGCGCTATCGGGTGGTGGCCTCGGTGCACCCCTCGCCCGATCCGCAGAAATACCAGGTGGTGCATTCGGCGCTGGTCTACGTGTTCGACCCGAAGGGACGGGCGCGGTTCATCATTCCCGATCTCGGGCTGACGCGGCACCCGGACTACAAGGCGCTGGCCGCCGATATCGAGGCGGTGAGCCGGAGCAAGCCCGGCAGTCTGGCCGGCTGGCTGGCGCGGCTCGGCTGA
- a CDS encoding c-type cytochrome, with product MSHLRPALLAALLLLPTLAPAALPPQGTAAGTAAGNAARGKDIVAHGTANGVLPCMVCHGTDLAGNPAIGAPRLAGLPQATTLAALAAIAAGKQGKNYVMRNIAHALTGADRADIAAYLASLPEAD from the coding sequence GTGTCGCATCTCCGCCCGGCGCTGCTCGCCGCCCTGCTGCTGCTGCCAACTCTCGCTCCCGCCGCCCTCCCGCCCCAAGGCACAGCAGCGGGCACAGCAGCGGGCAACGCGGCGCGGGGCAAAGACATCGTCGCCCACGGCACGGCGAACGGGGTGCTGCCCTGCATGGTCTGTCACGGCACCGATCTCGCCGGCAACCCGGCCATCGGCGCCCCGCGCCTCGCCGGCCTGCCGCAAGCCACCACGCTCGCCGCCCTGGCCGCCATCGCCGCCGGGAAACAGGGGAAAAACTACGTGATGCGCAACATCGCCCACGCGCTCACCGGGGCCGACCGCGCCGACATCGCCGCGTATCTCGCCTCCCTGCCGGAAGCGGACTGA
- a CDS encoding copper chaperone PCu(A)C → MRRVLAALACLLLPAAASAAPAVTAQGGWFRYLLPQIPAGGFVTLTNAGDTAAVLTGASSPACGSAMLHRSLNRSGMDMMIDVNSITIPAHGTFRFAPGDYHIMCMKPRMTVGTTADVTLRFRNAPDLTVPFTVYGADGRPTGQ, encoded by the coding sequence GCCGCTTCCGCCGCCCCCGCCGTCACGGCGCAGGGCGGCTGGTTCCGCTACCTGCTGCCGCAGATCCCGGCCGGCGGCTTCGTCACCCTCACCAACGCGGGCGACACGGCGGCGGTGCTGACCGGCGCCAGCTCCCCCGCCTGCGGCAGCGCGATGCTGCACCGCAGCCTCAACCGCAGCGGGATGGACATGATGATCGACGTGAACTCCATCACCATCCCCGCCCACGGCACGTTCCGCTTCGCCCCCGGCGACTACCACATCATGTGCATGAAGCCGCGCATGACGGTGGGGACGACGGCGGACGTCACGCTCCGCTTCCGCAACGCGCCGGACCTGACCGTGCCCTTCACCGTCTACGGCGCCGACGGGCGCCCCACGGGCCAGTAA